One genomic segment of Buchnera aphidicola (Chaitoregma tattakana) includes these proteins:
- a CDS encoding ribosome-recycling factor, translated as MIDNIKNITIRNMNSCINLFQKSIDSIRVGAANSSLIENILVEYYGKKFFLNKISRIIVYNTNTLKINAFDKTINNAIVKSILKANIGLNPYIKDNDIFISLPPVTNEKRKQLIKLIYSEGEKTKINIRLVRRDANIKFNNMYLDKIIDKDSKYRIEKEIQIITNDFINKVDKIISLKESILKKQ; from the coding sequence TTGATAGACAATATAAAAAATATTACTATAAGAAATATGAATAGTTGTATTAATTTATTTCAAAAAAGTATAGATTCTATAAGAGTAGGAGCTGCTAACTCTTCATTAATAGAAAATATTTTAGTAGAATATTATGGTAAAAAATTTTTTTTAAACAAAATTTCAAGAATAATAGTATATAACACAAACACTCTTAAAATAAATGCATTTGATAAAACCATTAATAATGCAATAGTAAAATCTATTTTAAAAGCCAATATAGGTTTAAATCCCTACATAAAAGATAATGACATTTTTATATCTTTGCCTCCTGTTACTAATGAGAAAAGAAAACAGTTAATTAAACTAATATACTCAGAGGGTGAAAAGACAAAAATTAATATTAGATTAGTAAGAAGAGATGCAAACATAAAATTTAACAATATGTATTTAGATAAGATAATTGATAAAGACAGTAAATATAGAATAGAAAAAGAGATACAAATTATTACTAACGATTTTATAAACAAAGTTGACAAAATTATTTCTTTAAAAGAATCTATTTTAAAAAAACAATAA
- the dnaE gene encoding DNA polymerase III subunit alpha produces the protein MKNFKFVHLNLCSDYSILEGLNNPKDLIKKAFEYNMTSLGLSDIGNMFGILKFYNYAHDYGVKPILGITIKINFFKKHIKVILFAKNIVGYNNLVIISSELQKNNLYKKNDANCIDSSFLENHKEGLLLIITYDFFYKFYNFLLKKNFYILEKYLKFCKKNFNNSFYLEIVRRKIVQEEFFINKILQISYNYNIPVVATNKVRFINKKDFYIHKIRICISKNISISKIKNDYNCTIHQFFKSENEMLNTFLDIPNAVKNSVEIAKRCNVIFSSKKYFLPNFLNINTSAKKFLVKKAYIGMKSRLRSMNFDEHDKNKIYKKYYDRLSYELKIINRMGFPGYFLIVMEFILWAKKNNIPVGPGRGSGAGSLVAYALCITEINPINFDLLFERFLNPERLSMPDFDIDFCMDRRDEVISHVSKVYGKAHVSQIITFGTMSAKSVIRDVGRVLGYPYGFINYISKLVPMNFGMTITKAFNQQKDLKKLYKHDKDVKLLVNISKKLEGVVKNIGKHSGGIIISPDKIINHVPLYFDKDCFNSITQFDKNDLEKIGLIKFDLLGLRTLTIIQNTLLAIKKNDKNTFKEIDINKIDLNDKEVFNLLKKSDTIAIFQLESKGMRDLIRKLSPDSFEDIIALVALFRPGPLQSGMVKNFIDRKKGIEKIYYPDKYWQDLSLKPILKSTYGIILYQEQVMQISQKLAGYTLGNADILRRAMSKKNPKEMKKQRDIFKKGAKKKLVNENFALKIFSLLEKFAGYGFNKSHSTAYAMITYQTMWLKIYYPSEFMSSVLNAEMDKINRLTILIDECKRMQIKIIPPNINCSLYKFYVKNNNIVYALGAIKGIGIASIEIIVSERIKNGLFSNILDLCIRTSCKKITFSILEKLVFSGCFDCFESDRSILIDSLKSIIKLSIQYFKNKNFVYNNLFTNIHEDYKNIIKFKKKENIPWTIVKKMKNEYSSLGLYLNFHPYLYFIQEVSNYKKTIEIKNNISNKLLNKIVHVLGVVISVRKNFSKNNNEIITIVLDNYFNKIEVVIFNSSRNRYISLVKKRKVILVKGKIVFDNFLNNIRLISNDIYDMELLRKKYLKKIIIFIDISVINKTIEKNIFSLIEKYNFGVLQLDLYKNSLQNKKSYSLIQKFFVFPKNELFEKLELFLGKNFFKLLKK, from the coding sequence ATGAAAAATTTTAAGTTTGTGCACTTGAATTTATGTTCAGACTATTCAATATTAGAAGGTTTAAATAATCCTAAAGATTTAATAAAAAAAGCATTTGAATATAATATGACTTCTTTAGGTCTTTCTGATATAGGTAATATGTTCGGAATATTAAAATTTTATAACTACGCGCACGATTATGGTGTGAAGCCAATCTTAGGAATAACAATAAAAATAAATTTCTTTAAAAAACATATTAAAGTTATTCTGTTTGCTAAAAATATTGTAGGTTATAACAATTTAGTAATTATATCTTCTGAACTACAAAAAAACAACTTATACAAAAAAAATGATGCAAATTGCATAGATTCAAGTTTTTTAGAAAATCATAAAGAAGGATTATTACTAATAATTACATATGATTTTTTTTATAAATTTTATAACTTTTTATTAAAAAAAAACTTTTATATTTTAGAAAAATATTTAAAATTTTGTAAAAAAAATTTTAATAATTCATTTTATTTAGAAATAGTTAGAAGAAAAATAGTGCAGGAAGAATTTTTTATAAATAAAATACTACAAATTTCTTATAATTATAACATACCTGTAGTAGCTACTAATAAAGTTAGATTTATTAACAAAAAAGATTTTTACATACATAAAATTAGAATATGTATTAGCAAAAATATTTCTATATCGAAAATAAAAAATGATTATAATTGCACGATACATCAGTTTTTTAAATCTGAAAATGAAATGTTAAATACATTCTTAGACATACCTAATGCTGTAAAAAATAGTGTAGAAATAGCTAAGAGATGTAATGTAATTTTTTCCTCAAAAAAATATTTTCTACCAAATTTTCTTAATATTAATACTTCTGCAAAAAAATTTTTAGTAAAAAAAGCATATATTGGAATGAAATCTAGATTGCGTTCAATGAATTTTGATGAACATGATAAAAATAAAATTTACAAAAAATATTATGACAGATTATCATATGAATTAAAAATAATAAATAGAATGGGATTCCCTGGATATTTTTTAATAGTTATGGAGTTTATACTGTGGGCAAAAAAAAATAATATACCAGTAGGTCCAGGTCGAGGTTCAGGAGCTGGCTCTTTAGTTGCTTATGCGTTGTGTATCACAGAAATTAATCCAATAAATTTTGATCTATTGTTTGAAAGATTTTTAAACCCAGAGAGACTATCTATGCCGGATTTTGATATAGATTTTTGTATGGATAGAAGAGATGAAGTAATCTCTCATGTTTCTAAAGTATATGGTAAAGCACATGTTTCACAAATAATTACTTTTGGTACTATGTCGGCAAAGTCAGTAATTAGAGATGTTGGAAGAGTATTAGGATATCCATATGGATTTATAAATTATATTTCAAAACTAGTGCCTATGAATTTTGGTATGACTATTACTAAGGCATTTAATCAACAAAAAGATTTAAAAAAGTTGTATAAACATGATAAAGACGTTAAATTATTAGTAAATATATCTAAGAAATTAGAAGGAGTAGTAAAAAATATTGGGAAACATTCTGGTGGCATTATAATATCACCAGATAAAATTATTAATCATGTTCCTTTATATTTTGATAAAGATTGTTTTAATTCTATAACTCAATTTGATAAGAATGATTTGGAAAAAATAGGATTAATAAAATTTGATTTACTTGGTTTAAGAACTTTAACAATTATACAAAATACTTTGTTAGCAATAAAAAAAAATGATAAAAATACTTTTAAAGAAATTGACATAAATAAAATAGATTTAAATGATAAAGAAGTATTTAATTTGTTAAAGAAATCTGATACTATTGCTATTTTTCAATTAGAATCTAAAGGAATGAGAGATTTAATAAGAAAATTATCTCCTGATTCTTTTGAGGATATAATTGCTTTAGTAGCTTTATTTAGACCCGGTCCATTACAATCAGGAATGGTTAAGAATTTTATTGATAGAAAAAAAGGTATAGAAAAAATATATTATCCAGACAAATATTGGCAAGATTTATCATTAAAACCTATTTTAAAATCTACATATGGTATAATTCTTTATCAAGAACAAGTTATGCAAATTTCACAAAAATTAGCTGGATATACTTTAGGTAATGCAGACATTTTAAGAAGAGCTATGTCTAAAAAAAATCCTAAAGAAATGAAAAAACAAAGAGATATTTTTAAAAAAGGAGCAAAAAAAAAATTAGTTAATGAAAATTTTGCTTTAAAGATTTTTAGTTTATTGGAAAAGTTTGCTGGATATGGATTTAATAAATCTCATTCAACTGCATATGCCATGATAACATATCAAACTATGTGGTTAAAAATATATTATCCATCTGAATTCATGTCTTCAGTACTAAATGCCGAAATGGATAAAATAAATAGATTAACAATTTTAATAGATGAATGTAAAAGGATGCAGATAAAAATTATTCCTCCTAATATAAATTGTAGTTTGTATAAATTTTATGTAAAAAATAATAATATAGTTTATGCATTAGGTGCAATTAAGGGTATAGGAATTGCATCTATTGAAATTATTGTAAGTGAAAGAATAAAAAATGGTCTTTTTTCTAATATATTAGATTTATGCATAAGAACATCTTGTAAAAAGATTACTTTTAGCATTTTAGAAAAATTAGTTTTTTCTGGGTGTTTTGATTGTTTCGAATCAGATAGGTCTATATTAATAGATTCTTTAAAAAGTATTATAAAGCTTTCAATACAATATTTTAAAAATAAAAATTTTGTTTATAATAATTTATTTACTAATATACATGAAGATTATAAAAATATAATAAAGTTTAAAAAAAAAGAAAATATACCTTGGACAATTGTAAAAAAAATGAAGAATGAATATTCTTCTTTAGGATTGTATTTAAATTTTCATCCTTATTTATATTTTATACAAGAAGTTTCAAATTATAAGAAAACGATTGAAATTAAAAATAATATAAGTAATAAGTTATTAAACAAAATAGTTCATGTTTTAGGTGTAGTAATATCAGTAAGAAAAAATTTTTCTAAAAACAATAACGAAATAATTACTATAGTACTTGACAATTATTTTAACAAAATAGAAGTAGTAATTTTCAATAGTTCAAGAAATAGATATATTTCTTTAGTAAAAAAACGCAAAGTTATTTTAGTAAAAGGAAAAATAGTTTTTGACAATTTTTTAAATAATATTAGATTGATTTCTAATGATATATATGACATGGAACTTTTAAGAAAAAAATATTTAAAGAAAATTATAATATTTATAGATATATCAGTTATAAATAAAACTATTGAAAAAAATATTTTTTCTTTAATAGAAAAATATAATTTTGGAGTCTTACAATTAGACTTATATAAAAATAGTTTACAAAACAAAAAATCATACTCTTTAATACAGAAATTTTTTGTTTTTCCTAAAAATGAACTTTTTGAGAAATTAGAACTATTTTTAGGAAAAAATTTTTTTAAATTGTTAAAAAAATAA
- the proS gene encoding proline--tRNA ligase → MRTSKYPFFVNKKHYKNKIISNELMLRSGLIRKISSGIYSFLPLGVRIINKITKIIKVEMEKNNSIEILMPVLQPISLWKNSNREKIFGKELFKLLDRKKKKFILSPTNEEIITYILSKEIKSYKNLPIIFYQIQNKYRDEIRPRAGIIRCKEFIMKDAYSFHKEEKSLQKTYLDMYNSYTKIFSSLKIKFYTIKTESKKMGGKISHEFHSVSKNGENYILTTKNYNIAKKISITSIVKKEHKKHNLKYETYYTKIFLIKIDKYKNNIIIIIHENSNIDIKKIKKYFNNNLIKFEKKNKIEKFYKKISDPKKILKIRNKIIIDKYVLLNKNFYIRKEINKIENIKHSHYKENLLFNYAYNIKKSIEIAHIFKIGKKYSKKNNFFIIDQKKNKKFINMGCYGIGITRLIPSIIEQNYDKNGIIWPKIISPFEIIILPINKKKYPEVENFSKTLYKYMKNKKIEVLIDDREISPGKMFFEADLIGITHIVIVSMKNVKNKIVEYRNRKSNKTILVSIDKINKIFNK, encoded by the coding sequence ATGAGAACTAGTAAATATCCCTTTTTTGTTAATAAAAAACATTATAAAAATAAAATAATTAGTAATGAGCTAATGTTAAGATCAGGTCTAATAAGAAAAATATCGTCAGGTATATATTCTTTTTTACCACTTGGTGTAAGAATAATAAATAAAATTACAAAAATAATAAAAGTAGAAATGGAGAAAAATAATTCAATAGAGATACTGATGCCAGTATTACAACCAATATCACTTTGGAAAAATAGTAATAGAGAAAAAATTTTTGGCAAAGAACTATTTAAATTATTAGATAGAAAGAAAAAAAAATTTATATTATCTCCAACTAATGAAGAAATAATTACATACATTTTGTCAAAAGAAATAAAATCATATAAAAATTTACCTATTATTTTTTATCAAATACAAAATAAATATAGAGATGAAATAAGACCAAGAGCTGGAATAATAAGATGTAAAGAATTTATTATGAAGGATGCTTACTCTTTTCATAAAGAAGAGAAATCATTACAAAAAACATATTTAGATATGTATAATTCATATACTAAAATTTTTAGTTCCTTAAAAATAAAATTTTATACAATAAAAACAGAATCAAAAAAAATGGGAGGAAAAATTTCACATGAATTTCATTCTGTATCTAAAAATGGTGAAAATTATATTTTAACAACAAAAAACTATAATATTGCTAAAAAAATTTCTATAACATCCATTGTTAAAAAAGAACATAAAAAACATAATTTGAAATATGAAACATATTATACAAAAATATTTTTAATAAAAATTGATAAATATAAAAATAATATTATTATAATAATACATGAAAATTCTAATATAGATATTAAAAAAATAAAAAAATATTTTAATAACAATTTAATAAAGTTTGAAAAAAAAAATAAAATAGAAAAATTTTATAAAAAAATATCAGACCCAAAAAAAATTTTGAAAATAAGAAATAAAATTATAATAGATAAATATGTGTTATTAAATAAAAATTTTTATATTCGTAAAGAAATTAATAAAATAGAAAATATAAAACATTCACATTATAAAGAAAACTTATTATTTAACTATGCATATAACATTAAAAAAAGTATAGAAATAGCACACATATTTAAAATAGGAAAAAAATATTCTAAGAAAAATAATTTCTTCATAATAGATCAAAAAAAAAATAAAAAATTTATAAATATGGGATGTTATGGAATAGGTATAACAAGATTAATACCATCTATAATAGAACAAAACTATGATAAAAATGGTATAATATGGCCAAAAATAATATCTCCGTTTGAAATAATTATATTACCAATAAATAAAAAAAAATATCCAGAAGTAGAAAATTTTTCTAAAACACTTTATAAATATATGAAAAATAAAAAAATAGAAGTTCTAATAGATGACAGAGAAATTTCTCCTGGAAAAATGTTTTTTGAAGCAGATTTGATTGGAATAACACATATAGTAATTGTAAGTATGAAAAATGTTAAAAACAAAATTGTAGAGTATAGAAATAGAAAATCAAACAAAACAATATTAGTTTCTATAGACAAAATAAACAAAATATTTAACAAATAA
- a CDS encoding EscU/YscU/HrcU family type III secretion system export apparatus switch protein, which translates to MSENNVDEDKTEDPSEHKIKKSLKDGKRIDVKEFNFLLFLCVNFIFMYIFRYSIYSNSILFFTNSFKFDSDSLNKNAFLNLKSLIEDKIFCFLYYLFLPFLANLLIPLFLGSIKFNINNISLNFNRLNIFSGFQRLLSYNILVDFIKILMKFFFISFTFVFFLHKKIFQILHIFFIDINVNILYFFKVLMFFCLIGIISFIPISIIDFVLEYNRYYKSLRMSKYEVLEEFKEIEGNPNIKSIIRRKRKEQENAFKSSNISEADVILIDLSNNFCVAIKYDSATMHAPKILRKNTKEEIDNIKKIAISKNIPVLKDSYLTTNLYTYGKSGGYIPEMLYLSISEVIAWSDNMKRWMKIGGVKPIFKKKFNK; encoded by the coding sequence ATGTCTGAAAACAATGTTGATGAAGACAAAACTGAAGATCCATCAGAGCACAAGATAAAGAAGTCTCTTAAAGATGGGAAGAGAATCGATGTAAAAGAATTTAACTTTTTGTTATTTTTATGTGTCAATTTTATTTTTATGTATATATTTAGATATAGTATTTATTCAAATTCTATACTATTTTTTACAAATAGTTTTAAATTTGATTCTGATTCGTTAAATAAAAACGCTTTTTTAAATTTAAAAAGTTTAATAGAAGATAAGATTTTTTGTTTTTTATATTATTTATTTTTACCTTTTTTGGCTAACTTATTAATACCATTATTCTTAGGAAGCATTAAATTTAATATTAATAATATAAGTTTAAATTTTAATCGATTAAACATATTTAGTGGTTTTCAAAGATTATTATCGTATAACATTTTAGTAGATTTTATAAAAATATTAATGAAATTTTTTTTTATATCATTTACTTTTGTATTTTTTTTGCATAAAAAAATTTTTCAAATATTACATATTTTTTTCATTGATATTAATGTAAACATACTTTATTTTTTTAAGGTATTAATGTTTTTTTGTTTAATAGGCATTATTTCTTTTATTCCAATATCTATAATAGATTTTGTATTAGAATATAATCGTTATTATAAGAGCTTGAGAATGTCTAAATATGAAGTTTTAGAAGAATTTAAAGAAATAGAAGGAAATCCTAATATTAAAAGTATTATAAGAAGGAAAAGAAAAGAACAAGAAAATGCTTTTAAAAGCTCCAACATTTCTGAAGCAGATGTAATTTTGATAGATTTGTCAAATAATTTTTGTGTAGCTATAAAATATGATAGTGCAACTATGCATGCTCCTAAAATACTACGTAAAAATACTAAAGAAGAAATAGATAATATAAAAAAAATAGCGATTTCTAAAAATATACCAGTGCTAAAGGATTCATATTTAACTACAAATTTGTATACATATGGTAAATCTGGTGGGTATATTCCTGAAATGTTATATTTATCTATTTCTGAAGTTATCGCTTGGTCTGATAATATGAAAAGATGGATGAAAATCGGTGGTGTAAAACCTATTTTTAAAAAAAAATTTAATAAATAA